One window of the Tetragenococcus koreensis genome contains the following:
- a CDS encoding glycoside hydrolase family 13 protein, producing the protein MNTAAIYHRPESEFAYLYDQEVLHLRLRTAKSDISQVQLIWGDPYLVEKKKREKPIAMTKGLSSDLHDYWFASVKAPFKRLSYAFALTGKDQLRAFYGDQGLFPLTKDVMETSNFYFRFPYFHEADRFKAPTWVKETVWYQIFPERFANGDQANDPEGTLTWGSKTPDRQDYFGGDLQGVIDHLDYLVDLGINGIYFCPIFKAYSNHKYDTIDYRKIDPDFGDEKVFKKLVDECHKRGIKVMLDAVFNHMGDQSPQWQDVLAKGENSKYADWFHINEFPATYKASDDFEEAYDITYDTFAFTPHMPKLNTTNPEVQEYLLATAKYWIETFDIDAWRLDVANEVDHAFWKKFRQVCDETKKDFYILGEIWHSAQKWLEGDEFHGVMNYAYTDAIMGYFVKEQLSLEAMISAMNQQLMLYRDQTNQVQFNVLDSHDTPRLLTEAKEDKDLMKQVMAFTYLQPGVPCLYYGDEIGLSGGADPECRKCMIWDEKRQDQELLQFVKQLIALRKNWQKIVSQGTIHWCEINEQNGLLILERKLSGKTLRAIFNTGEQKITLEERGEVIFTNLTEQTEQKTVIQEKGFLIETL; encoded by the coding sequence ATGAATACTGCTGCAATCTATCACCGTCCCGAAAGTGAATTTGCTTATTTATACGATCAAGAAGTACTGCATCTAAGGCTGCGTACTGCTAAAAGCGATATTTCGCAGGTACAGCTTATCTGGGGAGACCCTTATCTAGTAGAAAAAAAGAAAAGAGAAAAGCCGATTGCAATGACGAAAGGCCTATCGTCTGACTTACACGATTACTGGTTTGCTTCAGTCAAGGCACCCTTTAAACGCTTGTCTTATGCCTTTGCCTTAACCGGAAAAGACCAATTGCGCGCTTTTTATGGAGATCAAGGTCTATTTCCATTAACAAAAGATGTAATGGAGACGTCCAATTTTTATTTCCGTTTTCCTTATTTTCATGAAGCGGACCGGTTTAAAGCTCCTACATGGGTAAAAGAAACGGTCTGGTACCAAATCTTCCCCGAACGCTTTGCTAACGGTGATCAGGCGAATGATCCTGAAGGCACTTTGACTTGGGGGTCAAAGACGCCGGATCGACAAGATTATTTTGGTGGCGATCTGCAAGGTGTGATTGATCATTTGGATTATTTAGTGGATTTAGGAATTAACGGCATTTATTTTTGTCCTATCTTTAAAGCTTACTCAAATCATAAGTATGATACGATTGATTATCGTAAAATTGATCCAGATTTTGGCGATGAAAAAGTCTTTAAAAAATTGGTGGATGAATGTCATAAGCGTGGGATAAAAGTTATGCTGGATGCCGTCTTCAATCATATGGGCGATCAGTCGCCGCAATGGCAAGATGTTTTAGCAAAAGGTGAAAACTCAAAATACGCTGATTGGTTTCATATCAATGAATTTCCTGCGACATATAAAGCCAGTGATGATTTTGAAGAGGCGTATGATATTACCTATGATACCTTTGCCTTCACTCCACATATGCCAAAACTCAATACCACTAACCCAGAAGTACAAGAATATTTACTTGCGACAGCTAAATATTGGATTGAAACCTTTGATATTGACGCTTGGCGTCTAGATGTTGCTAACGAAGTAGATCATGCCTTTTGGAAAAAATTCCGTCAAGTATGTGATGAAACGAAAAAAGACTTCTATATTTTAGGTGAAATCTGGCATTCTGCCCAAAAATGGTTAGAAGGCGATGAATTTCATGGGGTCATGAATTATGCTTATACCGATGCTATTATGGGGTATTTTGTAAAAGAACAACTTTCTTTGGAGGCGATGATTTCTGCGATGAATCAACAGTTAATGTTGTATCGCGATCAGACCAATCAGGTTCAGTTTAATGTGTTAGATTCGCATGACACCCCGCGTTTATTAACTGAGGCAAAAGAAGATAAGGATTTAATGAAACAAGTGATGGCATTTACTTATCTGCAGCCGGGTGTTCCTTGCTTGTATTATGGGGATGAGATAGGTTTGTCTGGCGGAGCGGATCCCGAATGTCGCAAATGTATGATCTGGGATGAAAAAAGACAAGACCAAGAATTGTTGCAGTTTGTTAAACAGCTGATCGCTTTGCGTAAAAATTGGCAAAAAATAGTCAGTCAAGGAACGATTCATTGGTGTGAAATAAATGAACAAAACGGATTACTTATCTTGGAACGAAAATTATCTGGGAAAACACTACGGGCAATTTTCAATACAGGTGAACAAAAAATAACGCTAGAAGAACGAGGTGAAGTTATCTTCACAAATTTAACTGAACAAACAGAACAAAAAACGGTAATACAAGAAAAAGGATTCCTAATTGAAACGCTTTAA
- a CDS encoding aspartate-semialdehyde dehydrogenase — protein sequence MSDGYSVAVVGATGAVGTKLIEMLEQTNLPIKKIKLLASKRSAGRKLLFKGAGIFVEELVSEAFDDVDIALFSAGGSISEKYAPEAVKRGAVVIDNTSQFRMDKDTPLVVPEVNKEALKNHQGIIANPNCSTIQMMVALEPIKQLAGIDRVIVSTYQAVSGAGARAIEEVKQQAREILDGELPENLTTEILPVASDKKHYPLAFNALAQIDVFSDEDYTKEEWKMVNETKKIMEDNQIKITATCVRVPVISGHSESIYVETKEKSTVADIRAVLEKAPGVVVEDDPSQQIYPQAINSVGEKDTFVGRIRRDLDVDNGYHLWVVSDNLLKGAAWNSVQIAESLHEMDLVRV from the coding sequence ATGAGTGATGGATATAGCGTAGCAGTTGTCGGAGCGACAGGAGCTGTCGGCACAAAATTAATTGAAATGTTGGAACAAACGAATTTGCCAATTAAAAAAATAAAATTGCTTGCTTCAAAACGATCAGCTGGCCGCAAACTTTTGTTTAAAGGCGCAGGGATTTTTGTTGAAGAACTTGTCTCAGAAGCGTTTGATGACGTGGATATCGCGCTTTTTAGCGCAGGCGGCAGTATTTCAGAAAAATATGCTCCTGAAGCAGTCAAACGTGGTGCGGTGGTTATAGATAATACCAGCCAATTTCGCATGGATAAAGATACGCCTTTAGTAGTGCCTGAAGTAAATAAAGAAGCTTTGAAAAATCATCAAGGGATCATTGCGAATCCGAATTGCTCGACTATTCAAATGATGGTGGCACTTGAACCCATCAAACAATTAGCAGGGATTGATCGTGTGATTGTATCTACCTATCAAGCAGTCTCAGGAGCTGGGGCACGGGCAATTGAAGAAGTAAAACAACAAGCTCGGGAAATTTTGGATGGTGAACTTCCTGAGAATCTAACAACAGAAATTTTACCTGTTGCTAGTGATAAAAAACATTATCCATTGGCTTTTAACGCTTTAGCACAAATTGATGTTTTTTCAGATGAAGACTATACAAAAGAAGAATGGAAAATGGTCAATGAAACGAAAAAGATCATGGAAGATAACCAAATTAAAATTACAGCGACTTGTGTTCGTGTACCTGTGATCAGTGGCCATTCGGAATCAATCTATGTAGAAACCAAAGAAAAAAGCACTGTCGCTGACATTCGTGCAGTTTTAGAGAAAGCGCCTGGTGTGGTGGTAGAAGATGATCCCAGTCAACAAATTTATCCGCAAGCCATTAACAGTGTAGGTGAAAAAGACACCTTTGTAGGACGGATTCGTCGTGATTTGGACGTTGATAATGGATACCATTTATGGGTGGTTTCTGATAATCTATTAAAAGGCGCAGCTTGGAATTCCGTACAAATTGCTGAAAGCCTACATGAGATGGACTTAGTTCGTGTTTGA
- the rplS gene encoding 50S ribosomal protein L19 — translation MDPLIQELTKEQLRTDIPDFRPGDTVRVHAKVVEGSRERIQIFEGVVIKRRGAGISETYTVRKVSNGVGVERTYPLHTPRVDKIEVIRHGRVRRAKLYYLRNLHGKAARIPEARRK, via the coding sequence ATGGATCCATTGATTCAAGAATTAACAAAAGAACAATTGCGTACAGATATTCCTGATTTTCGTCCCGGCGATACAGTTCGTGTCCACGCTAAAGTTGTCGAAGGTTCACGCGAACGTATCCAAATTTTTGAAGGTGTTGTTATCAAACGCCGCGGTGCTGGAATTAGCGAAACATATACCGTACGTAAAGTTTCAAACGGTGTAGGGGTTGAACGTACTTACCCATTGCATACACCGCGTGTTGACAAAATTGAAGTTATCCGTCATGGTCGTGTACGTCGTGCTAAATTGTACTACTTACGTAACCTTCACGGTAAAGCAGCGCGTATCCCAGAAGCAAGAAGAAAATAA
- a CDS encoding MerR family transcriptional regulator: MNYSIGEISKKINLSIDTLRFYEKEGLIVPTRNSSNRRVYDEKDITWIEFLKRLKMTGMKISDMREYATLRYQGDETASLRLSLLQKRYDELLVELEQTQKSLNFLKAKIDIYRTMTEE; this comes from the coding sequence ATGAATTACTCAATCGGAGAGATATCCAAAAAAATAAATCTTTCAATTGATACACTACGCTTTTATGAAAAAGAAGGTTTAATCGTCCCAACTCGTAATTCAAGTAACCGACGTGTTTACGATGAAAAAGATATTACTTGGATTGAATTTCTCAAACGTCTCAAAATGACTGGTATGAAAATATCCGACATGAGAGAATATGCCACTCTCAGATATCAAGGGGATGAAACTGCATCTTTACGATTGTCTCTGCTGCAGAAAAGATACGACGAATTGCTTGTAGAATTAGAACAGACCCAAAAAAGCCTTAATTTTCTAAAAGCCAAGATAGATATATATCGGACAATGACCGAAGAATAA
- a CDS encoding SDR family NAD(P)-dependent oxidoreductase: protein MSKYVLITGASSGIGRETARKLAKRGKNLILVARREERLQEIKDELLTEDPSLDVIVKGFDLTDTEGIKSFWDSLDEYNIETLVNNAGAGMYSLIKDQEYERVQSLLKLNVEALVLLTTLFVQKYSEIEGTQVINISSAGGYTIVPTAITYCASKFFVSSFTEGLALELKETGAKLQAKVLAPAATKTEFGKVANNVDEYDYDKAFPNHHSAEQVASFLMELYDHDAIIGYISRDTFEFKMRDSFFDSSFGEGNNQKLK from the coding sequence ATGAGTAAATATGTATTAATTACAGGAGCTAGCTCAGGAATAGGGCGAGAAACTGCTAGAAAGTTGGCAAAAAGAGGAAAAAATTTAATTTTAGTTGCAAGAAGAGAAGAAAGGTTACAAGAAATTAAAGACGAATTATTAACTGAGGATCCATCGCTTGATGTAATCGTTAAGGGATTTGATTTGACAGATACTGAAGGAATTAAAAGTTTTTGGGACAGCCTAGATGAATATAATATAGAGACCTTGGTAAATAATGCTGGTGCAGGAATGTATTCTCTTATTAAAGATCAAGAGTACGAAAGGGTTCAATCCCTACTTAAGTTAAATGTAGAAGCGTTGGTTTTATTAACAACATTATTTGTACAGAAGTACAGTGAAATTGAAGGAACTCAAGTAATTAATATTTCGTCCGCAGGCGGATATACCATTGTTCCAACTGCAATTACCTATTGTGCCAGTAAATTTTTTGTTAGCTCTTTTACAGAAGGATTGGCCTTAGAACTAAAAGAAACAGGAGCAAAACTCCAAGCCAAAGTGTTAGCTCCAGCTGCAACCAAAACTGAATTTGGTAAAGTAGCGAACAACGTTGACGAATATGATTATGATAAAGCTTTTCCTAACCATCATAGCGCTGAACAAGTGGCGTCGTTTTTAATGGAGCTGTATGATCATGATGCGATTATTGGCTATATTAGTCGAGACACTTTTGAGTTTAAAATGAGAGATAGTTTTTTTGATTCTTCGTTTGGCGAAGGAAACAATCAAAAATTAAAGTAA
- the istA gene encoding IS21 family transposase — translation MPNYLEILRLHELSVSMRQISQSVGSGRNTVSKVLQMAREKQLTYHELSQWEEQRVEEFFRSKATKSSQRQSHFVLPDYEQLAKELAKPGVTMQLLWEEYVDQCRRSNLVYYQLTQFKKYFHEYLAKQPFAHVIHHKAGEKVQVDWAGTKAHWIDPDTGEQIKGDLFVAVLPFSGYSFALVCPNMKQASWIHAHIQCFAFFGGVPTLIIPDNLKVGVTKHTRSEVILNQSYEEFANAYHTVIIPARIRRPRDKGAVENTVKQLTTHLIARMRNYQFFSMEEYNEQLAIELRKFNQKPFQKKTGSRQFIFETIEQAALQPLPIYPYEYGEYKTAKVYANSHISYQKHYYSVPHAYIGKSVTLKIYTKVLKVYDGTTFLCQHDMQYKHPGQYTTEAEHLPENSAHYGDWNSSRYQKWARRIGPNVAIVVERMFLEAKIEQQYYQRVHALLKLADPYSDQRLDQVCQQALEKNGTPSYSLLKSLLEKQAKNASFFQNSTSSTQEQAYLRGADYYDNDFSK, via the coding sequence ATGCCCAACTATTTAGAGATTCTCAGGCTTCACGAATTGTCGGTGAGTATGCGACAAATTAGTCAATCAGTCGGTTCTGGACGCAATACGGTCAGTAAGGTCCTACAAATGGCACGAGAAAAGCAATTAACCTATCACGAATTGTCGCAATGGGAGGAACAACGCGTGGAGGAATTCTTTCGTTCTAAAGCCACGAAATCTAGCCAGAGACAGTCGCATTTTGTCCTACCGGACTATGAACAGTTAGCCAAAGAACTCGCCAAACCAGGCGTCACCATGCAGCTTTTATGGGAAGAATATGTGGATCAATGCCGACGATCGAATCTTGTTTATTATCAGCTAACCCAGTTCAAAAAGTATTTTCATGAGTATTTAGCCAAGCAGCCTTTTGCCCACGTCATTCATCACAAAGCAGGAGAAAAAGTCCAAGTAGATTGGGCAGGAACGAAAGCTCATTGGATCGATCCGGATACGGGCGAACAAATCAAGGGCGATCTTTTTGTCGCTGTTTTGCCCTTCAGTGGGTATTCCTTTGCTTTAGTTTGTCCCAATATGAAGCAGGCAAGCTGGATTCATGCGCATATTCAATGTTTTGCCTTTTTTGGAGGGGTTCCTACGTTAATTATTCCGGATAACCTAAAAGTGGGAGTAACCAAACACACGCGCTCAGAAGTGATTCTTAATCAAAGCTATGAAGAATTTGCGAACGCTTATCATACGGTCATCATCCCTGCACGCATACGCAGACCACGTGATAAAGGGGCTGTTGAAAATACGGTGAAGCAATTGACGACGCATTTAATCGCTCGTATGCGTAACTATCAATTCTTTAGTATGGAGGAATATAATGAACAGTTAGCGATTGAGTTACGAAAATTTAATCAGAAACCCTTTCAAAAGAAAACGGGTTCTCGCCAATTCATTTTTGAAACCATAGAACAAGCCGCTTTACAGCCATTACCCATCTATCCTTATGAGTATGGTGAATATAAAACCGCAAAGGTTTACGCCAACAGCCATATTAGTTATCAAAAACATTACTATTCTGTTCCTCATGCTTACATTGGAAAATCAGTCACTTTAAAGATCTACACGAAGGTTTTAAAAGTTTATGACGGAACGACATTTTTATGCCAACATGATATGCAATACAAACATCCTGGACAATATACAACAGAGGCGGAACATTTACCTGAAAATAGTGCGCATTACGGTGACTGGAATAGTTCTCGTTACCAAAAATGGGCACGACGTATAGGCCCTAACGTGGCGATTGTGGTGGAAAGAATGTTTTTGGAAGCCAAAATTGAACAACAGTATTATCAACGTGTTCATGCATTATTAAAATTGGCAGACCCCTATTCCGACCAAAGATTAGATCAAGTCTGCCAACAAGCTTTAGAAAAGAATGGCACTCCTAGCTACTCTCTCCTCAAATCACTACTTGAAAAGCAAGCTAAGAACGCTTCTTTTTTCCAGAATAGCACGTCATCCACCCAGGAACAAGCTTATTTGAGAGGAGCCGATTATTATGACAACGACTTTTCCAAATAA
- a CDS encoding ATP-binding protein, whose protein sequence is MTTTFPNKRLEELTQKLRQMRLPIMAAQLRAIYTEESVDSMTPLDLLEQLVTEEFYTRKQNAIDRNRKKAKLSNTTAHLRDIHHSPERKINAQVLEQLATNQYIYSQRNVIIQGATGTGKSYMANALANHALEASYTVRYFRMTELLNELHLAELEHEMVKRLKQLTKVDILVIDDFLLTPTSELEQKYLMEVFELRNRSKPLILCSQMSTAEWHKKLGGGAIADAILDRAISNAYQLIIEGSSQRRAPSTGSKNND, encoded by the coding sequence ATGACAACGACTTTTCCAAATAAAAGGCTCGAAGAGCTAACACAAAAATTAAGGCAGATGCGTTTGCCTATCATGGCCGCTCAATTACGCGCGATTTATACAGAAGAATCGGTCGATTCCATGACACCCCTGGATCTATTGGAACAACTCGTTACCGAAGAATTTTATACTCGTAAACAAAATGCGATCGATAGGAATCGCAAAAAAGCGAAACTATCAAACACTACAGCTCATTTAAGAGACATCCATCACTCTCCCGAACGAAAAATCAATGCGCAAGTACTGGAGCAATTAGCCACCAATCAATACATTTATTCCCAACGGAATGTGATCATCCAAGGAGCTACCGGCACAGGAAAAAGTTATATGGCTAACGCGCTTGCCAACCATGCCCTTGAAGCCAGCTATACTGTAAGATATTTTCGTATGACAGAACTCCTCAACGAGTTACACTTAGCTGAACTGGAACATGAAATGGTCAAACGGCTGAAACAATTAACCAAAGTGGATATTCTTGTCATTGATGATTTTCTCCTCACCCCTACAAGTGAACTTGAACAAAAATATTTAATGGAAGTTTTTGAACTGCGCAACCGCTCCAAACCGCTTATTTTATGTTCCCAAATGAGTACCGCCGAATGGCATAAAAAATTAGGCGGTGGCGCCATAGCCGATGCCATATTAGATCGAGCGATCTCTAATGCTTATCAACTAATCATTGAGGGCAGTTCTCAACGAAGAGCTCCTTCGACTGGTTCCAAAAACAACGATTAA
- a CDS encoding helix-turn-helix domain-containing protein — protein sequence MIRVNLTKVMFERQISSKDLAEKVGITQANLSNLKNGKVKGIRFHTLEKICSNLSCQPGDILEYLPDHSTDGSD from the coding sequence ATGATTAGAGTTAACCTAACCAAAGTAATGTTCGAAAGACAGATTTCTTCTAAAGACCTTGCTGAAAAAGTTGGTATAACACAAGCAAATTTATCGAATTTAAAAAATGGGAAAGTTAAAGGAATTCGTTTTCATACGCTAGAAAAAATATGTAGTAATTTAAGTTGCCAGCCTGGTGATATTTTAGAATATTTACCTGATCATTCGACAGATGGTAGCGACTAG
- a CDS encoding DUF2975 domain-containing protein yields MNPKTKLALKFLSILIVVAEIIFAFLSILLVLGIFVLAIPTLRNYVDVQATINGQIILLNNLQPSLLFVIGGLIFGLLLIGTLFYIVNALKNIITNMEYMNFFTKDNLRYSKKILSGLWIIIAEQIVAIVISLVTTFYTKSGGNLNFDLTYLFVSFVFLAVFYTIYTLFKNGMELKNENDSFI; encoded by the coding sequence ATGAACCCTAAAACAAAACTTGCACTTAAATTTCTTTCTATTCTGATTGTAGTCGCTGAAATAATTTTTGCTTTTTTGAGTATTCTTTTAGTACTAGGAATATTTGTATTAGCTATTCCTACACTTCGCAACTATGTAGACGTACAAGCAACAATTAATGGACAAATTATTCTTCTTAACAATCTACAACCAAGCTTACTTTTTGTCATTGGTGGATTAATTTTTGGCTTACTATTAATTGGTACTTTGTTTTATATCGTAAATGCTTTAAAAAATATTATTACAAACATGGAGTATATGAACTTTTTTACAAAGGATAATTTGCGATATTCAAAAAAAATATTAAGCGGATTATGGATTATTATTGCAGAACAAATAGTCGCTATAGTCATCTCATTAGTTACAACTTTTTATACTAAAAGTGGTGGTAACTTAAATTTTGATTTAACCTATTTATTCGTTAGCTTTGTATTTTTAGCTGTTTTCTATACAATTTATACTTTATTTAAAAACGGAATGGAATTAAAAAATGAAAATGATTCTTTTATATAG
- a CDS encoding DUF2975 domain-containing protein yields the protein MNFFNRFILRILSILTIIGQILCSIAGIGLVLAAGSLLLIPNDFKQELLSYANTNNTIPTIFLIVSAIVGFLIITSIFFVLRSLKKIIDNIYSKQYFVEQNVTSLKKILTYFSIFTISNILSLFFFAYAHEQNVSSIFANSWSQIGIYMIILAIIYTLYLVFKSSMELKNENDSFV from the coding sequence ATGAACTTTTTCAATCGTTTTATTTTACGTATTTTATCAATACTAACCATTATTGGTCAAATACTGTGTAGCATAGCGGGAATTGGTTTAGTTCTGGCTGCCGGTTCGTTATTATTAATCCCTAACGATTTCAAGCAAGAACTTCTATCGTATGCCAATACTAACAACACAATTCCAACAATATTCCTAATAGTCAGTGCCATTGTTGGCTTTCTGATTATTACTAGTATTTTCTTTGTTTTACGTTCATTAAAGAAAATTATCGATAATATTTATAGTAAACAATATTTTGTTGAACAAAATGTCACTAGTTTGAAAAAAATATTAACCTATTTTTCAATATTTACCATTTCTAATATCTTAAGTCTATTTTTCTTTGCTTATGCGCATGAACAAAATGTGAGTTCTATTTTTGCAAATTCATGGTCTCAAATTGGAATTTATATGATTATTCTAGCTATTATATACACATTGTACCTAGTTTTTAAATCTAGCATGGAGCTAAAAAATGAAAATGATTCTTTTGTATAG
- a CDS encoding DUF6366 family protein codes for MKQNKPEKEDKTKKKEKPVVTLAENFRRFATGNLGDQYHRNSWKDTLVIIVVVIVGFFLYVIFGN; via the coding sequence ATGAAACAAAACAAACCTGAGAAAGAGGATAAAACTAAGAAAAAAGAAAAACCGGTAGTGACTTTAGCAGAAAACTTCCGTAGGTTTGCTACAGGCAATTTAGGAGATCAGTACCATAGAAATTCATGGAAAGATACTTTAGTTATTATTGTCGTGGTAATCGTCGGTTTCTTCCTATACGTTATATTTGGAAACTAA
- a CDS encoding putative holin-like toxin — translation MFISDALQLMLTFGAFTTALIALVVELTKNQQKITVLTLAR, via the coding sequence GTGTTCATTTCGGATGCTTTACAGCTAATGCTTACTTTTGGTGCATTCACCACAGCGCTAATTGCATTAGTTGTTGAGTTGACTAAAAACCAGCAAAAAATAACCGTCTTAACTTTGGCCAGATAA
- the rpsN gene encoding 30S ribosomal protein S14, whose translation MAKKSKIVKARKQRELIEEYADLRKELKQAGDYQALAKLPKDSNPNHYKNRDLIDGRPRAYMRKFGMSRINFRQLAHKGQIPGVKKASW comes from the coding sequence ATGGCTAAAAAATCAAAAATTGTAAAAGCCAGAAAACAACGTGAATTAATTGAAGAATATGCTGATCTACGCAAGGAACTTAAGCAAGCTGGGGACTATCAAGCGTTAGCGAAATTACCTAAGGATTCTAACCCGAATCACTACAAAAATCGTGATTTGATCGATGGTAGACCGCGTGCGTATATGCGAAAATTTGGTATGTCGCGGATTAATTTTCGTCAATTAGCACATAAAGGACAGATACCTGGGGTCAAAAAGGCTAGCTGGTAA
- the rpmF gene encoding 50S ribosomal protein L32, with protein sequence MAVPARKTSKSKKRLRRTHQKISRPEISYDEAIGDYRRSHRVSLKGYYKGKNINE encoded by the coding sequence ATGGCAGTACCAGCAAGAAAAACGTCAAAATCGAAAAAGAGATTACGGCGTACGCATCAAAAAATTTCCAGACCGGAAATTTCATATGACGAAGCAATAGGTGATTATCGCCGTAGTCATCGCGTATCTTTAAAAGGATATTATAAAGGAAAAAACATTAACGAATAG